From a region of the Fusobacterium sp. FSA-380-WT-3A genome:
- a CDS encoding RidA family protein has protein sequence MINTSKAPAALGPYSQAIEVNGTLYISGQIPFVPETMTLVSDDVKAQTRQSLENLKAILDEAGYIFKDVVKATCFIKNMDDFGAINEVYNEYLGEVKPARACVEVARLPKDVKVEIELIAVK, from the coding sequence ATAATAAATACTTCAAAAGCCCCAGCAGCTTTAGGACCATATTCACAAGCAATAGAGGTAAATGGAACTTTATACATATCAGGACAAATACCATTTGTACCAGAAACAATGACATTAGTATCAGATGATGTAAAAGCTCAAACAAGACAATCATTAGAAAATTTAAAAGCAATACTAGATGAAGCAGGGTATATATTTAAAGATGTAGTAAAAGCAACATGTTTCATAAAAAATATGGATGATTTTGGAGCAATAAATGAAGTATATAATGAGTATTTAGGAGAAGTAAAACCAGCAAGAGCTTGTGTAGAAGTAGCAAGATTACCAAAAGATGTAAAAGTAGAAATAGAATTAATAGCTGTCAAATAA